One Mangifera indica cultivar Alphonso chromosome 4, CATAS_Mindica_2.1, whole genome shotgun sequence genomic region harbors:
- the LOC123213075 gene encoding cell division control protein 2 homolog A-like isoform X3 — protein MILLLIWVILQFSVLEKIGEDDCGVFNRCTDNDDNGKPVYVNVCCIKDPGSGVPISLIAQISLLKQMDHPRITRLQEVFFSISLRRVFLVFESAGPTLKDFLKKSPATTRNQQLTKSFMHQILTGISYYHSNNFLHGCLTPFHVQCDIKSTRLKVIHVGMAVTPSFKAPEILLGFKNYSFPADVWSIGCIFAEMVLLKPLFGSADEFHETVKIFRLMGLPNEETMPGVTAEYEFLHCFTKSKPKRMLRLNPSERITVDQALRHEYFKNMFI, from the exons ATGATTCTTCTATTAATTTGGGTCATTTTGCAGTTCAGTGTGCTGGAGAAGATTGGAGAAGATGATTGTGGTGTTTTTAACAGGTGTACAGACAATGATGATAATGGCAAGCCTGTTTATGTGAATGTCTGTTGCATTAAAGATCCTGGTTCTGGTGTTCCAATCTCATTAATCGCCCAAATTTCCCTTCTCAAACAGATGGATCATCCCAGAATTACCAG ATTGCAGGAAGTTTTCTTCAGCATCAGTCTCAGGCGCGTGTTTCTAGTCTTTGAGAGTGCAGGTCCTACTCTAAAAGATTTCTTGAAGAAATCTCCAGCGACCACCAGAAATCAACAATTGACAAAA agCTTTATGCATCAGATTCTCACTGGAATCTCTTATTATCACTCCAACAATTTTCTCCATGGATGCTTAACTCCTTTCCATGTGCAGTGTGATATTAAAAGCACTAGATTGAAAGTAATTCATGTTGGAATG GCTGTTACTCCCTCTTTCAAGGCACCTGAAATTCTGCTCGGTTTCAAAAACTACTCCTTTCCAGCTGATGTATGGTCCATTGGTTGTATATTTGCTGAGATGGTCCTCCTGAAGCCTCTATTTGGCAGTGCAGATGAATTTCATGAAACAGTCAAGATTTTCAG GTTAATGGGTTTGCCAAATGAAGAAACCATGCCTGGGGTGACTGCAGAATATGAATTTCTCCATTGTTTTACAAAAAGTAAACCTAAG AGAATGCTACGTCTGAATCCAAGCGAGAGAATCACGGTTGATCAAGCTCTGAGGCATGAATACTTCAAGAACATGTTTATTTGA
- the LOC123213075 gene encoding cell division control protein 2 homolog isoform X2: MGRFSVLEKIGEDDCGVFNRCTDNDDNGKPVYVNVCCIKDPGSGVPISLIAQISLLKQMDHPRITRLQEVFFSISLRRVFLVFESAGPTLKDFLKKSPATTRNQQLTKSFMHQILTGISYYHSNNFLHGCLTPFHVQCDIKSTRLKVIHVGMAVTPSFKAPEILLGFKNYSFPADVWSIGCIFAEMVLLKPLFGSADEFHETVKIFRLMGLPNEETMPGVTAEYEFLHCFTKSKPKDLSPVFRSHLEPAGFDLLMRMLRLNPSERITVDQALRHEYFKNMFI; this comes from the exons ATGGGAAGG TTCAGTGTGCTGGAGAAGATTGGAGAAGATGATTGTGGTGTTTTTAACAGGTGTACAGACAATGATGATAATGGCAAGCCTGTTTATGTGAATGTCTGTTGCATTAAAGATCCTGGTTCTGGTGTTCCAATCTCATTAATCGCCCAAATTTCCCTTCTCAAACAGATGGATCATCCCAGAATTACCAG ATTGCAGGAAGTTTTCTTCAGCATCAGTCTCAGGCGCGTGTTTCTAGTCTTTGAGAGTGCAGGTCCTACTCTAAAAGATTTCTTGAAGAAATCTCCAGCGACCACCAGAAATCAACAATTGACAAAA agCTTTATGCATCAGATTCTCACTGGAATCTCTTATTATCACTCCAACAATTTTCTCCATGGATGCTTAACTCCTTTCCATGTGCAGTGTGATATTAAAAGCACTAGATTGAAAGTAATTCATGTTGGAATG GCTGTTACTCCCTCTTTCAAGGCACCTGAAATTCTGCTCGGTTTCAAAAACTACTCCTTTCCAGCTGATGTATGGTCCATTGGTTGTATATTTGCTGAGATGGTCCTCCTGAAGCCTCTATTTGGCAGTGCAGATGAATTTCATGAAACAGTCAAGATTTTCAG GTTAATGGGTTTGCCAAATGAAGAAACCATGCCTGGGGTGACTGCAGAATATGAATTTCTCCATTGTTTTACAAAAAGTAAACCTAAG GATCTTTCACCAGTGTTCCGCAGTCACCTTGAGCCAGCTGGTTTTGATCTTCTTATG AGAATGCTACGTCTGAATCCAAGCGAGAGAATCACGGTTGATCAAGCTCTGAGGCATGAATACTTCAAGAACATGTTTATTTGA
- the LOC123213075 gene encoding cell division control protein 2 homolog isoform X1, with protein MILLLIWVILQFSVLEKIGEDDCGVFNRCTDNDDNGKPVYVNVCCIKDPGSGVPISLIAQISLLKQMDHPRITRLQEVFFSISLRRVFLVFESAGPTLKDFLKKSPATTRNQQLTKSFMHQILTGISYYHSNNFLHGCLTPFHVQCDIKSTRLKVIHVGMAVTPSFKAPEILLGFKNYSFPADVWSIGCIFAEMVLLKPLFGSADEFHETVKIFRLMGLPNEETMPGVTAEYEFLHCFTKSKPKDLSPVFRSHLEPAGFDLLMRMLRLNPSERITVDQALRHEYFKNMFI; from the exons ATGATTCTTCTATTAATTTGGGTCATTTTGCAGTTCAGTGTGCTGGAGAAGATTGGAGAAGATGATTGTGGTGTTTTTAACAGGTGTACAGACAATGATGATAATGGCAAGCCTGTTTATGTGAATGTCTGTTGCATTAAAGATCCTGGTTCTGGTGTTCCAATCTCATTAATCGCCCAAATTTCCCTTCTCAAACAGATGGATCATCCCAGAATTACCAG ATTGCAGGAAGTTTTCTTCAGCATCAGTCTCAGGCGCGTGTTTCTAGTCTTTGAGAGTGCAGGTCCTACTCTAAAAGATTTCTTGAAGAAATCTCCAGCGACCACCAGAAATCAACAATTGACAAAA agCTTTATGCATCAGATTCTCACTGGAATCTCTTATTATCACTCCAACAATTTTCTCCATGGATGCTTAACTCCTTTCCATGTGCAGTGTGATATTAAAAGCACTAGATTGAAAGTAATTCATGTTGGAATG GCTGTTACTCCCTCTTTCAAGGCACCTGAAATTCTGCTCGGTTTCAAAAACTACTCCTTTCCAGCTGATGTATGGTCCATTGGTTGTATATTTGCTGAGATGGTCCTCCTGAAGCCTCTATTTGGCAGTGCAGATGAATTTCATGAAACAGTCAAGATTTTCAG GTTAATGGGTTTGCCAAATGAAGAAACCATGCCTGGGGTGACTGCAGAATATGAATTTCTCCATTGTTTTACAAAAAGTAAACCTAAG GATCTTTCACCAGTGTTCCGCAGTCACCTTGAGCCAGCTGGTTTTGATCTTCTTATG AGAATGCTACGTCTGAATCCAAGCGAGAGAATCACGGTTGATCAAGCTCTGAGGCATGAATACTTCAAGAACATGTTTATTTGA